In Malania oleifera isolate guangnan ecotype guangnan chromosome 8, ASM2987363v1, whole genome shotgun sequence, a single window of DNA contains:
- the LOC131162700 gene encoding uncharacterized protein LOC131162700 — protein sequence MTVQQYATRIIKLSRFCPYIVPDEVKKARMFDRNFRIDIYRQVAVLRIQDFADLVDRAIIVEESLPRETKTQSHKKRTAPSSFQAGPIRGPWKGSRSGRGQRQMVEHGGFQSGQFPTICPRYGRRHPSECWLEENVCYHCGRLGHMAQSCQMPPGYVLAPRPFRGGY from the coding sequence atgacagtccagcagtacgcaaCGAGAATTATCAAGCTTtcgcgtttctgcccatatattgtccccgatgaagtgaagaaggctagGATGTTCGATAGAAACTTTAGGatagatatttataggcaagtggcagtactgaggatccaaGACTTTGCAGATTTGGTTGACAGGGCTATTATAGTAGAGGAGAGTCTACCCAGGGAGACCAAGACACAGAGTCACAAGAAAAGGACTGCGCCTtcgagttttcaggcgggtcccaTTCGAGGCCCTTGGAAAGGAAGTAGATCTGGCAGaggtcagagacagatggtagagcacgggGGATTTCAGAGTGGACAATTTCCTACTATATGTCCTAGATATGGACGGAGACACCCTAGTGAGTGCTGGCTGGAGGAGAATGTCTGTTATCACTGTGGGAGGCTCGGTCATATGGCTCAATCTTGTCAGATGCCACCAGGTTATGTACTGGCTCCTAGGCCATTTCGTGGAGGATACTAG